One part of the Herbiconiux aconitum genome encodes these proteins:
- the pheT gene encoding phenylalanine--tRNA ligase subunit beta — protein MRVPISWLAEYVDLPADANIADIHAALVKVGLEEEGSHDFDLSGPIVVGQVLEFVEEPQSNGKTIRWCQVRVAPEGQSAADGGADVRGIVCGARNFEIGDKVVVTLPGAVLPGGFAIAARKTYGHVSDGMIASARELGLGDEHDGILRLATLDLDPEVGTDAIALLSLDDQAVEVNVTPDRGYAFSIRGIAREYSHSTGAAFRDPVARVTPVVGTGFPVAIHDEAPIRGRVGATVFVTRVVRGVDPTRPSPAWLIARLKLAGIRSISLIVDITNYVMLEFGQPIHGYDLDALQGGIVVRRAAEGETLETLDGQTRTLDPEDLLITDDRGAIGLAGVMGGAATEISDATTNVLIEAANFDPVSIARTARRHKLPSEASRRFERGVDPKVAQPAAARVVELLETLAGGTADGLGSVHHEHPELGSIMLPFGYVQRLVGVDFTPDDIASSLAEIGSVVEENAAGFEVSPPSWRPDLIDKASLAEEVARIVGYDRIPSVLPVAPPGRGLTVSQVTRRRTADVLAAGGLTEVLAYPFLNAAQNTAFGSPDDGEVPAIRVANPLDEGAALLRTSLIPGLIDIARRNLSRGLTDLALFELGLVFRPEAGRSYGQPELPVGAALPSDDDLGRLHAGIPPQPRHVGVLLLGNAVDKQPGQPAVPVGIADALDVVRLLESALAVELRVEPGLHKSMHPGRTAEIFVETPEGEKSVGFAGEILPALTHELDLPRVVAVAELDLDVLIAVAGSTIEVAPISGYPAATQDLSLVVAENVPAGEVRRAIVEGAGELLESIRLVDDYRGVGLPDAAKSLTFALRFRAPDRTLTAAEASAAKLAGAARAAELHSATVRE, from the coding sequence GTGCGGGTACCGATCAGCTGGCTCGCGGAGTACGTCGACCTCCCGGCCGACGCGAACATCGCCGACATCCACGCCGCCCTGGTGAAGGTGGGTCTCGAAGAAGAGGGCTCGCACGACTTCGACCTCAGCGGCCCGATCGTCGTGGGGCAGGTGCTCGAGTTCGTCGAGGAACCGCAGTCCAACGGCAAGACCATCCGCTGGTGTCAGGTGCGGGTGGCGCCCGAGGGCCAGAGCGCAGCCGACGGGGGAGCGGATGTGCGGGGCATCGTCTGCGGCGCCCGCAACTTCGAGATCGGCGACAAGGTGGTGGTGACCCTCCCGGGTGCGGTGCTGCCCGGCGGTTTCGCCATCGCGGCGCGCAAGACCTACGGCCACGTCTCCGACGGCATGATCGCTTCGGCGCGCGAGCTCGGCCTGGGCGACGAGCACGACGGCATCCTGAGGCTCGCGACGCTCGATCTCGATCCCGAAGTGGGAACGGATGCGATCGCCCTGCTGAGCCTCGACGACCAGGCCGTCGAGGTCAACGTCACGCCCGATCGCGGCTACGCGTTCTCGATCCGCGGAATCGCCCGCGAATACTCGCACTCGACCGGAGCGGCCTTCCGCGACCCGGTCGCACGCGTCACGCCGGTGGTGGGAACCGGGTTCCCGGTGGCCATCCACGACGAGGCCCCGATCCGTGGCCGCGTCGGCGCCACCGTCTTCGTCACCCGTGTGGTGCGGGGAGTCGACCCCACCCGTCCGTCGCCGGCCTGGCTGATCGCGCGGCTGAAGCTCGCGGGCATCCGTTCGATCTCGTTGATCGTCGACATCACGAACTACGTGATGCTCGAATTCGGCCAGCCCATCCACGGCTACGACCTGGATGCGTTGCAGGGCGGCATAGTGGTGCGTCGCGCCGCCGAGGGGGAGACCCTCGAAACGCTCGACGGTCAGACCCGTACGCTCGACCCCGAAGACCTGCTCATCACCGACGACCGCGGGGCCATCGGCCTCGCTGGCGTGATGGGCGGCGCGGCCACCGAGATCTCCGACGCCACCACGAACGTGCTGATCGAGGCCGCGAACTTCGACCCCGTGTCGATCGCGCGCACCGCCCGGCGCCACAAGCTGCCGAGCGAGGCCTCGCGCCGCTTCGAGCGCGGCGTCGATCCGAAAGTCGCGCAGCCCGCGGCGGCCCGAGTGGTGGAACTGCTGGAGACGCTCGCCGGTGGCACGGCCGACGGTCTGGGCTCGGTGCACCACGAGCATCCGGAACTCGGCTCGATCATGCTGCCGTTCGGCTACGTGCAGCGCCTGGTCGGGGTCGACTTCACACCCGACGACATCGCGAGCTCCTTGGCCGAGATCGGATCGGTGGTGGAAGAGAACGCCGCCGGCTTCGAGGTCTCCCCGCCCTCGTGGCGCCCCGACCTGATCGACAAGGCCTCGCTCGCCGAAGAGGTGGCGCGCATCGTGGGCTACGACCGCATCCCGAGCGTGCTGCCGGTGGCTCCGCCCGGGCGCGGTCTCACGGTGTCGCAGGTCACCCGCCGTCGAACAGCGGATGTGCTCGCTGCCGGCGGCCTCACCGAGGTGCTGGCCTACCCGTTCCTGAACGCGGCGCAGAACACCGCCTTCGGCAGCCCCGACGACGGCGAGGTTCCCGCCATCCGCGTCGCCAACCCGCTCGATGAGGGCGCGGCTCTGCTCCGCACCTCGCTCATCCCGGGGCTCATCGACATCGCGCGCCGCAACCTGTCGCGCGGCCTCACCGACCTCGCCCTGTTCGAATTGGGTCTGGTCTTCCGTCCCGAAGCCGGGCGCAGCTACGGTCAGCCCGAGTTGCCGGTGGGTGCCGCGCTGCCGAGTGACGACGATCTCGGGCGGCTGCACGCGGGCATCCCGCCGCAGCCCCGTCATGTCGGCGTGCTGCTTCTCGGAAATGCCGTCGACAAGCAGCCCGGGCAGCCGGCCGTGCCCGTCGGGATCGCCGACGCGCTCGACGTGGTGCGCCTGCTCGAGTCGGCGCTCGCCGTCGAGCTGCGGGTGGAACCGGGTCTCCACAAGTCGATGCACCCGGGCCGCACCGCCGAGATCTTCGTCGAGACACCGGAGGGGGAGAAGAGCGTCGGATTCGCCGGTGAGATCCTTCCCGCCCTCACCCACGAGCTCGACCTGCCGCGCGTCGTCGCGGTCGCCGAACTCGACCTCGATGTGCTGATCGCCGTGGCCGGTTCGACGATCGAGGTCGCCCCGATCAGCGGCTACCCCGCGGCGACTCAAGATCTCTCGCTCGTGGTGGCCGAAAACGTGCCGGCGGGCGAGGTGCGGCGCGCGATCGTCGAGGGAGCGGGCGAGCTCTTGGAGAGCATCCGTCTCGTCGACGACTACCGCGGAGTCGGACTTCCGGATGCCGCCAAGTCGCTCACCTTCGCCCTCCGTTTCCGGGCGCCCGATCGCACCCTCACGGCCGCCGAGGCCAGTGCTGCGAAGCTCGCGGGTGCTGCCCGCGCCGCCGAACTCCACTCGGCGACGGTGCGGGAATAG
- the pheS gene encoding phenylalanine--tRNA ligase subunit alpha, with protein sequence MSEPIAITESAVSDAVDAALAALEAATDSAALRAVRTEHAGEHSPLATFNAAIKSLLGDQKAAAGKLVGQARARVNQAIAARETEVVALEEAGRLADEAIDVTAVATRRRIGARHPLSLLQDRIADIFVGMGWEVAEGPEVESEWFNFDALNFDADHPARAMQDTFFIDPPESHLVLRTHTSPVQVRSLLERELPVYVIAPGRVYRTDELDATHTPVFSQVEGIAIDKGLTMAHLRGTLEHFARQMFGEEAKIRLRPNYFPFTEPSAEMDVWQPNAKGGARWVEWGGCGMVNPNVLRSAGIDPDEFSGFAFGMGIERTLQFRNDLNDMRDMVEGDVRFSQQFGMVV encoded by the coding sequence GTGTCTGAACCCATCGCAATAACCGAGTCGGCGGTGAGCGACGCTGTCGACGCGGCGCTCGCAGCTCTCGAAGCCGCCACCGATTCGGCGGCCCTCCGCGCCGTGCGCACCGAGCACGCCGGCGAGCACTCGCCGCTGGCCACCTTCAACGCCGCCATCAAGTCGCTCCTGGGCGACCAGAAGGCTGCCGCCGGCAAGCTGGTCGGGCAGGCCCGCGCGCGGGTCAACCAGGCGATCGCTGCTCGGGAAACCGAGGTCGTGGCGCTCGAAGAGGCTGGACGCCTTGCCGACGAAGCGATCGACGTGACGGCCGTCGCCACCCGGCGCCGGATCGGAGCCCGGCATCCGTTGTCGCTCCTCCAAGACCGCATCGCCGACATCTTCGTGGGCATGGGGTGGGAGGTCGCCGAGGGCCCCGAGGTCGAGAGCGAGTGGTTCAACTTCGACGCCCTGAACTTCGATGCCGACCACCCGGCACGCGCGATGCAGGACACCTTCTTCATCGACCCGCCGGAGTCGCACCTCGTGCTCCGCACGCACACCAGCCCCGTTCAGGTGCGGAGCCTGCTCGAGCGCGAGCTGCCGGTCTACGTCATCGCACCCGGCCGGGTCTACCGCACCGACGAGCTCGACGCCACGCACACCCCGGTGTTCAGCCAGGTCGAGGGCATCGCCATCGACAAGGGCCTGACCATGGCTCACCTGCGTGGCACGCTCGAGCACTTCGCCCGGCAGATGTTCGGCGAGGAGGCGAAGATCCGTCTGCGCCCGAACTACTTCCCCTTCACCGAGCCGAGTGCCGAGATGGATGTCTGGCAGCCGAACGCCAAGGGCGGGGCGCGTTGGGTGGAGTGGGGCGGTTGCGGCATGGTGAACCCCAATGTGCTGCGCTCGGCCGGCATCGACCCCGACGAGTTCTCGGGCTTCGCCTTCGGTATGGGTATCGAGCGCACTCTCCAATTCCGCAACGACCTCAACGACATGCGCGACATGGTCGAGGGTGACGTGCGGTTCTCACAGCAGTTCGGAATGGTGGTCTAG
- a CDS encoding amino acid ABC transporter permease: MSASVLFDAPGPKTRRRSLIISLIVLAVLIAGVVWIAFTLAQPRESSGLKLPGYFAPSRWDIFADPQVWGFIGQGLLNTLRAAAVAAAMALVVGVLFAMLRTSVYAAVRIPTTVVLEFFRGMPVLLMMLFILLVASTGAFWAVVIALGIYNGAIIGEALRSGLASLPRGQREAGLSLGLTRLQTKMSVEFPQAFRQMLPVIVAQLVVLLKDTSLGYIVGYNELIRTTMNNLASFYGNRYLFSLFIVTLVIYLAVNLSLSWVARRLARQRRGRGGGAGPIVITDGAETGGRVLILPAPADAPGGNPENRTTE, from the coding sequence ATGAGTGCTTCCGTTCTCTTCGACGCTCCCGGTCCCAAAACGCGGCGGCGATCGCTGATCATCTCGCTGATCGTGCTCGCCGTCTTGATCGCCGGAGTGGTCTGGATCGCGTTCACCCTCGCGCAGCCCCGCGAGTCGTCGGGCCTCAAACTTCCGGGGTACTTCGCGCCGAGCCGGTGGGACATCTTCGCCGACCCCCAGGTCTGGGGCTTCATCGGTCAGGGTCTCCTCAACACCTTGAGGGCTGCGGCCGTCGCGGCCGCGATGGCGCTCGTGGTGGGCGTGCTCTTCGCGATGCTTCGCACGTCCGTCTATGCCGCGGTGCGCATCCCGACCACCGTCGTGCTCGAATTCTTCCGCGGCATGCCGGTGCTGCTGATGATGCTGTTCATCCTGCTCGTCGCCTCGACCGGCGCGTTCTGGGCCGTGGTGATCGCCCTCGGCATCTACAACGGCGCCATCATCGGCGAGGCATTGCGGTCAGGACTCGCGTCGTTGCCGCGCGGTCAGCGCGAGGCGGGACTGAGCCTCGGCCTCACCCGGCTGCAGACCAAGATGTCGGTCGAGTTCCCGCAGGCCTTCCGTCAGATGCTGCCGGTGATCGTGGCGCAGCTCGTGGTTCTGCTGAAAGACACCAGCCTCGGGTACATCGTGGGCTACAACGAGTTGATCCGCACCACGATGAACAACCTCGCCAGCTTCTACGGCAACCGCTACCTCTTCTCGCTGTTCATCGTGACCTTGGTCATCTACCTCGCGGTCAACCTGTCGCTGTCGTGGGTGGCTCGCCGGCTGGCCCGCCAGCGGCGGGGTCGCGGCGGTGGCGCCGGCCCCATCGTCATCACCGATGGGGCCGAGACCGGCGGGCGTGTGCTGATTCTGCCGGCGCCGGCGGATGCGCCGGGAGGCAATCCGGAGAACCGCACGACCGAGTAG
- a CDS encoding amino acid ABC transporter permease has protein sequence MNAIIENLPRFLDGFGMTLLLLVVSGTGALVLGTVVAAMRIAPVPSLNGFAAFYTETLRNTPLTLVLFFCAIILPYLGSTLPYLACAIIGLTLYTSPFVAEALRSGINGVPVGQAEAARSLGLGFRQSVTLIIFPQAFRMVIPPLINVLIALTKNTSVAGGFFVVELFTVAKELSNANGNAVIAILLAIAAFYLVVTIPLGILSGRLERRLVVQR, from the coding sequence ATGAACGCCATCATCGAGAACCTGCCCAGGTTCCTCGACGGATTCGGCATGACTCTGCTGCTGCTCGTGGTGTCGGGCACGGGTGCGCTCGTGCTCGGCACCGTGGTGGCGGCCATGCGCATCGCGCCGGTGCCCTCGTTGAACGGCTTCGCCGCCTTCTACACCGAGACCCTGCGCAACACACCGCTCACGCTGGTGCTGTTCTTCTGCGCGATCATCCTGCCCTACCTCGGATCGACCCTGCCCTACCTCGCCTGCGCCATCATCGGGCTCACGCTCTACACCTCGCCCTTCGTGGCCGAGGCGTTGCGGTCGGGCATCAACGGGGTGCCGGTGGGGCAGGCCGAGGCTGCGCGGAGCCTCGGGCTCGGCTTCCGGCAATCGGTGACGCTGATCATCTTTCCGCAGGCGTTCCGGATGGTCATCCCACCACTCATCAACGTGTTGATCGCCCTCACCAAGAACACCTCGGTGGCCGGCGGCTTCTTCGTGGTGGAGCTGTTCACGGTGGCCAAGGAGTTGTCCAACGCGAACGGGAACGCGGTCATCGCCATCCTGCTGGCCATCGCGGCCTTCTACCTGGTGGTCACGATTCCGCTCGGCATCCTCTCCGGCCGACTCGAACGACGATTGGTGGTGCAGCGATGA
- a CDS encoding glutamate ABC transporter substrate-binding protein, whose amino-acid sequence MRHTKLSFFALAAATAVVLTGCAGSTDPATEDSISTPEPAPSFAEGSTMAALADAGTITIGTKFDQPLFGLLGPDNVPVGFDIEIGKIIASSLGIPEDKIEWKEAVSANREPFIQNGEVDLVVATYTINDKRKEVVSFAGPYYMAGQSILVKADNDDIKTEDDLVGQPVCSVTGSTPAAKLAEIGAQPLLTDTYTNCLEPLRSGQVVAVSTDNVILAGLAAQNEGEFKVVGKPFTDEPYGIGLALDDTEFRDYINDVLEKSYEDGSYQEAWDSTAGQVLEFVDPPAVDRY is encoded by the coding sequence ATGAGGCACACGAAGCTGTCGTTCTTCGCACTCGCCGCGGCCACCGCGGTCGTTCTGACCGGATGTGCGGGGTCGACCGATCCCGCCACCGAGGACTCCATATCCACCCCCGAACCAGCGCCGAGCTTCGCCGAAGGGTCGACGATGGCAGCGCTGGCCGACGCAGGCACCATCACGATCGGCACCAAGTTCGACCAGCCGCTGTTCGGTCTGCTCGGCCCTGACAACGTGCCGGTGGGCTTCGACATCGAGATCGGCAAGATCATCGCGTCGAGCCTCGGCATTCCCGAAGACAAGATCGAGTGGAAAGAGGCCGTCTCGGCCAACCGCGAACCGTTCATCCAGAACGGCGAGGTCGACCTCGTGGTCGCCACCTACACGATCAATGACAAGCGCAAGGAGGTCGTCTCCTTCGCCGGCCCGTATTACATGGCGGGTCAGTCGATCCTGGTCAAGGCCGACAACGACGACATCAAGACCGAAGACGACCTGGTGGGCCAGCCGGTCTGCTCGGTGACTGGATCGACCCCGGCCGCCAAACTCGCCGAGATCGGCGCCCAGCCGCTGCTCACCGACACCTACACCAACTGCCTTGAGCCGCTGCGGAGCGGTCAGGTGGTCGCCGTGTCGACCGACAACGTGATCCTGGCCGGTCTCGCCGCCCAGAACGAGGGCGAGTTCAAGGTGGTCGGCAAGCCGTTCACCGATGAGCCCTACGGCATCGGTCTCGCGCTCGACGACACCGAGTTCCGCGACTACATCAACGACGTGCTCGAGAAGTCGTATGAAGACGGCAGCTACCAGGAGGCCTGGGACTCCACGGCCGGCCAGGTGCTGGAGTTCGTCGACCCGCCGGCCGTCGATCGCTACTGA
- a CDS encoding amino acid ABC transporter ATP-binding protein, whose product MDAHTTPVRGTGGAADPLVVIDHVDKHFGDLHVLKDIDTTVARGEVVVVIGPSGSGKSTLCRAINRLETIDSGTISIDGIALPNEGRELATLRADVGMVFQSFNLFAHKTVLENVTLAPMKVRKLSKKAAEERGMALLERVGVADQAQKLPAQLSGGQQQRVAIARSLAMEPKLILLDEPTSALDPEMINEVLDVMVGLAKDGMTMIVVTHEMGFARKAADRVIFMADGRIEEEASPEEFFGAPKSPRAKDFLSKILAH is encoded by the coding sequence ATGGATGCGCACACCACCCCCGTTCGAGGGACAGGGGGTGCTGCCGATCCCCTCGTCGTCATCGATCACGTCGACAAGCACTTCGGCGATCTCCACGTCCTGAAAGACATCGACACCACGGTCGCCCGCGGCGAAGTGGTGGTCGTCATCGGCCCCTCGGGCTCCGGCAAGTCGACGCTGTGCCGAGCCATCAACCGGCTCGAGACCATCGACTCGGGCACGATCTCCATCGACGGCATCGCGCTCCCGAACGAGGGCCGCGAGCTGGCCACGTTGCGGGCCGATGTCGGAATGGTGTTCCAGTCGTTCAACCTCTTCGCCCACAAGACGGTGCTCGAGAACGTGACCCTCGCGCCGATGAAGGTGCGCAAGCTCTCGAAGAAGGCTGCCGAGGAGCGCGGGATGGCCTTGCTCGAGCGGGTGGGCGTGGCCGATCAGGCGCAGAAGCTCCCGGCGCAGCTCTCCGGTGGTCAGCAGCAGCGCGTGGCCATCGCCCGGTCGCTCGCGATGGAGCCGAAACTCATCCTGCTCGACGAGCCGACCAGCGCTCTCGACCCGGAGATGATCAACGAGGTGCTCGACGTGATGGTCGGTCTCGCCAAAGACGGCATGACCATGATCGTCGTCACCCACGAGATGGGCTTCGCCCGCAAGGCGGCTGATCGGGTGATCTTCATGGCCGACGGCCGCATCGAAGAAGAAGCCTCGCCCGAGGAGTTCTTCGGCGCCCCCAAGTCACCGAGAGCGAAAGACTTCCTCTCGAAGATCCTCGCCCACTAG
- a CDS encoding TrmH family RNA methyltransferase, whose product MLDNPRSPRVRAVAKLAKKGARSETGLFLLEGPQAVSEALTFSPHLLVELFATPTALERYTEIAQAAESAGINVEFVTEQVLDAMADTVTPQGFVAVCKQFPTAVKDIFSAGPRLIAILEEVRDPGNAGTIIRAADAAGADAVILTGRSVDLYNPKVVRSTTGSLFHLPVAMEATLADVVERAREAGLQTLAADIKGDDLLDVRTAGLLGNPTAWVFGNEARGLADEQLTLVDRAVSLPIYGQAESLNLATAASVCLYESAFALRS is encoded by the coding sequence ATGCTTGACAATCCGCGATCACCGCGCGTTCGGGCAGTGGCGAAACTCGCCAAGAAGGGAGCCCGGTCCGAGACCGGGCTCTTTCTCTTGGAGGGGCCGCAGGCCGTTTCCGAGGCACTGACCTTCAGCCCTCACCTGCTCGTCGAGCTCTTCGCGACCCCCACCGCTCTCGAGCGCTACACCGAGATCGCTCAGGCCGCGGAGTCCGCCGGCATCAACGTCGAGTTCGTCACCGAGCAGGTGCTCGACGCCATGGCCGACACGGTCACGCCTCAGGGCTTCGTCGCGGTCTGCAAGCAGTTCCCCACGGCCGTGAAAGACATCTTCTCCGCGGGCCCGCGGCTGATCGCCATCCTCGAAGAGGTGCGCGACCCCGGCAACGCGGGCACCATCATCCGGGCGGCGGATGCGGCGGGTGCGGATGCCGTCATCCTCACCGGCCGCTCCGTCGACCTGTACAACCCGAAGGTCGTGCGCTCCACCACCGGGTCGTTGTTCCACCTGCCGGTCGCCATGGAGGCGACTCTGGCCGACGTCGTGGAGCGCGCCCGTGAGGCGGGCCTCCAGACGCTCGCCGCCGACATCAAGGGCGACGACCTGCTCGACGTGCGCACCGCCGGACTCCTCGGCAACCCCACCGCGTGGGTGTTCGGCAACGAGGCGAGAGGGCTCGCAGACGAACAGCTCACCCTGGTCGATCGCGCCGTCTCGCTGCCCATCTACGGCCAGGCGGAATCGTTGAATCTCGCCACGGCGGCATCCGTCTGTCTGTACGAAAGTGCCTTCGCACTGCGCTCCTGA
- the rplT gene encoding 50S ribosomal protein L20, protein MARVKRAVNAHKKRRVILERAEGYRGQRSRLYRKAKEQVTHSLVYSYRDRRARKGDFRRLWIQRINAASRLNGLTYNRFIQGLALAGIEVDRRILAELAVNEPATFAALVESAKSALPADTSAPKSAA, encoded by the coding sequence ATGGCAAGAGTAAAGAGGGCCGTCAACGCCCACAAGAAGCGTCGCGTCATCCTCGAGCGCGCAGAGGGCTACCGCGGTCAGCGGTCGCGCCTCTACCGCAAGGCCAAGGAGCAGGTCACCCACTCCCTCGTCTACTCCTACCGTGACCGCCGTGCGCGCAAGGGCGACTTCCGCCGTCTGTGGATCCAGCGCATCAACGCTGCGTCGCGTCTGAACGGCCTGACCTACAACCGCTTCATCCAGGGCCTCGCTCTGGCGGGCATCGAGGTCGACCGCCGCATCCTCGCGGAGCTGGCCGTCAACGAGCCGGCGACCTTCGCCGCTTTGGTCGAGAGCGCGAAGTCGGCTCTGCCGGCTGACACCTCTGCGCCGAAGAGCGCTGCGTAG
- the rpmI gene encoding 50S ribosomal protein L35, with protein sequence MPKMKTHSGSKKRFKVTGSGKIMKQQAGMRHNLEVKAPGRKARLNKDQVLSKADTKVAKKLLGL encoded by the coding sequence ATGCCCAAGATGAAGACCCACTCCGGGTCCAAGAAGCGTTTCAAGGTCACCGGAAGCGGCAAGATCATGAAGCAGCAGGCCGGTATGCGCCACAACCTGGAGGTCAAGGCCCCGGGGCGCAAGGCTCGCCTGAACAAAGACCAGGTGCTGTCGAAGGCCGACACCAAGGTTGCCAAGAAGCTTCTCGGCCTGTAG
- the infC gene encoding translation initiation factor IF-3, whose translation MRLVGPGGEQVGVVSIDVALRLAQEADLDLVEVAPNSKPPVAKIMDYGKFKYEAAQKAKEARRNQANTILKEVRFRLKIDVHDYETKRKRAEGFLKAGDKVKAMILFRGREQSRPDQGVRLLQRFAEDVAEFGTVESSPTIDGRNMVMVIGPLKNKSEAKAEANAKRDATKARNHEAAPAEQTTPAEPAE comes from the coding sequence GTGCGCCTCGTGGGCCCAGGCGGCGAGCAGGTCGGCGTCGTCAGTATCGACGTCGCCCTTCGGCTTGCCCAGGAAGCAGATCTCGACCTCGTCGAGGTCGCGCCCAATTCCAAGCCTCCGGTCGCGAAGATCATGGACTACGGAAAGTTCAAGTACGAAGCCGCGCAGAAGGCCAAGGAAGCCCGTCGCAACCAGGCGAACACCATCCTCAAAGAGGTGCGGTTCCGTCTGAAGATCGACGTCCACGACTACGAGACCAAGCGCAAGCGCGCCGAAGGGTTCCTCAAGGCTGGCGACAAGGTCAAGGCGATGATCCTCTTCCGCGGCCGTGAGCAGTCCCGCCCCGACCAGGGTGTGCGCCTGTTGCAGCGCTTTGCCGAAGACGTGGCCGAGTTCGGCACCGTCGAGTCGAGCCCCACGATCGATGGCCGCAACATGGTCATGGTCATCGGCCCGCTGAAGAACAAGTCCGAGGCCAAGGCCGAGGCGAACGCCAAGCGCGACGCCACCAAGGCCCGTAACCACGAAGCAGCCCCGGCTGAACAGACCACTCCGGCCGAACCGGCCGAGTAA
- a CDS encoding DUF1844 domain-containing protein: MSDFHDASAIRDIAEVPAIEVITTTAVHLMSAAAVKCGLSDDPDVETDLDEARKLITALAGLVTASAPFLGDQHARSLRDGLRSLQLAFREASPIQDPVGEGPGEKYTGPVS; this comes from the coding sequence ATGAGCGATTTCCATGATGCCAGCGCGATCCGGGACATCGCGGAGGTGCCCGCGATCGAGGTCATCACCACCACGGCGGTGCACCTGATGAGCGCGGCCGCCGTGAAGTGCGGGCTCTCCGACGACCCCGATGTGGAGACCGACCTCGATGAGGCGCGCAAGCTCATCACGGCCCTGGCGGGACTCGTGACCGCATCCGCCCCGTTCCTCGGAGACCAGCACGCCCGCAGCCTGCGTGACGGGCTGCGTTCGCTGCAGCTGGCGTTCCGCGAGGCGTCGCCCATTCAGGACCCGGTGGGCGAGGGACCGGGCGAGAAGTACACCGGTCCGGTCAGCTGA
- a CDS encoding SseB family protein, which translates to MTEHGHPSPGPGDSAGQPWKGRHFESHGSENDDGSAPEELIAAIQRFRDDRDNDGASQSDVVDALRGVRLLVPLVAHAGDEGVTDAGLRVDKTQELSLVTVSGPDGRRVLPAFTSVEALAVWNPTARPIPVAARRAALAAAAEDTELIVIDPGSPTEFALRRPAVWAIAQDLPWQAPTADPAVAAAFERSISGEPAIAAFRLVAGDPDARLSGRELVVLLALLPGLDQAALGALVGRLQDAWAQDATIAERVDSLGVKLTAVS; encoded by the coding sequence CTGACTGAGCACGGGCATCCGTCGCCCGGGCCCGGCGACTCCGCGGGCCAGCCGTGGAAGGGTCGGCACTTCGAGTCGCACGGCAGTGAGAACGACGACGGCAGCGCTCCCGAGGAGCTGATCGCCGCCATCCAACGTTTCCGTGACGACCGCGACAACGATGGCGCGAGTCAGTCCGATGTCGTCGACGCCCTCCGGGGCGTTCGCCTCCTGGTGCCGCTGGTCGCCCATGCGGGCGACGAGGGGGTGACGGATGCCGGCCTCCGCGTCGACAAGACGCAGGAGCTCTCCCTCGTCACGGTGAGCGGCCCCGACGGCCGCCGCGTGCTGCCCGCCTTCACGTCGGTGGAAGCGCTGGCGGTCTGGAACCCGACGGCGCGCCCCATCCCGGTCGCGGCCCGCCGAGCAGCCCTGGCGGCGGCGGCGGAGGACACCGAGCTCATCGTCATCGATCCGGGCTCGCCGACCGAGTTCGCACTGCGGCGCCCAGCCGTCTGGGCGATCGCGCAGGATCTGCCCTGGCAAGCGCCCACGGCCGACCCCGCGGTCGCTGCCGCGTTCGAGCGTTCGATCTCCGGCGAACCCGCAATCGCCGCCTTCCGGCTGGTGGCGGGTGATCCGGATGCGCGGCTGAGCGGTCGTGAACTCGTCGTGCTGCTCGCCCTGCTGCCCGGCCTCGATCAGGCGGCGCTCGGTGCCCTGGTCGGCCGGCTGCAGGATGCGTGGGCGCAGGATGCGACTATCGCCGAGCGCGTCGATTCGCTCGGTGTGAAGCTGACCGCCGTCAGCTGA